Proteins encoded in a region of the Saccharothrix ecbatanensis genome:
- a CDS encoding ECF transporter S component produces the protein MNAAVNAPIRIRPRATLALAVAAAITVVAFGWPLLVSADADIVRGTTAPWTFALLLPLVLAVVLAEVSEGGLDAKAVAMLGVLSALGAAIRPLGAGTAGIETVFFLLVLGGRVFGPGFGFVLGNTMLFASGLLTGGVGPWLPYQMLGAAWVAMGAGLLPSLRASSRGGKAELAMLAAYSAAASLVYGLLLNLSFWPFALGAGSTSLSYEPGGPILDNLARVVAFSLATSLGWDIGRAVTTTILVLATGPVLLRTLRRAARKASFGDAVFGPPEDPGFSAAVAPPPPPTRPTPPA, from the coding sequence GTGAACGCGGCCGTGAACGCGCCGATCCGCATCCGACCCCGCGCCACCCTGGCCCTGGCCGTCGCGGCGGCGATCACGGTGGTGGCGTTCGGCTGGCCGCTGCTGGTCTCCGCCGACGCGGACATCGTCCGGGGCACGACGGCGCCGTGGACGTTCGCGCTGCTCCTCCCCCTCGTGCTCGCCGTAGTGCTGGCGGAGGTCAGCGAAGGCGGGCTGGACGCGAAAGCCGTGGCGATGCTCGGTGTGCTGTCCGCGCTCGGTGCGGCGATCCGGCCGCTCGGCGCGGGCACGGCCGGCATCGAGACCGTCTTCTTCCTGCTCGTCCTGGGCGGACGGGTGTTCGGGCCCGGTTTCGGGTTCGTGCTCGGCAACACGATGTTGTTCGCGTCCGGCCTGCTCACCGGCGGTGTGGGGCCGTGGCTGCCGTACCAGATGCTGGGCGCGGCGTGGGTCGCGATGGGCGCGGGGCTGCTGCCGTCGTTGCGGGCGTCGTCGCGGGGAGGCAAAGCGGAACTGGCGATGCTCGCCGCGTACAGCGCCGCCGCGTCACTGGTCTACGGGCTGCTGCTGAACCTGTCGTTCTGGCCGTTCGCGTTGGGCGCGGGCAGCACGTCGTTGTCCTACGAGCCGGGCGGCCCGATCCTCGACAACCTCGCGCGCGTGGTGGCGTTCAGCCTGGCCACGTCCCTGGGCTGGGACATCGGCCGGGCCGTCACCACCACGATCCTGGTGCTGGCGACCGGCCCGGTGCTGTTGCGCACGCTGCGCCGGGCCGCCCGCAAGGCCTCGTTCGGCGATGCGGTGTTCGGACCGCCCGAAGATCCGGGGTTCAGCGCGGCAGTCGCGCCGCCACCTCCGCCAACCCGTCCAACACCTCCGGCGTGA